In Euphorbia lathyris chromosome 10, ddEupLath1.1, whole genome shotgun sequence, the DNA window TTTCGAGAAATAAGGTAATTTGTGTGATGATTGTTCCCCTGTCTAGTAAGTCATAGGAATGCTTCCCAAAATGCCTTTTTCAGGAGGATATGTAATAACAGAATGAGAGGAGGGTTGTTTCAGATCTAGATTTGATTGAATGAGTTTGGTGAGTTTTTCAACCGAGTTGTGGAGCAAGTCCTCAAGGTTCTGGTGAGCAGCTATCTGTTCTTTGCGAAACTGGAACTGATCGGAGATGGTATCATGAAACTGGGCTTGCAGTCTGTCTAAACGCTCAGCAGTTGCCTCAGATCTAGAGTGAAACTGTGTGGTGAGTTCTTGAAGTTTTTGTTCTAGGGCATCCATGGCGCGGCGGCGTTTGGCTGCTCTTGTTTTCTGGTGGGAGGTATTTATCATGCATAAAACGGCCGGAGGAcggtggctctgataccaatgtcaggCATACAGATAGAATTCAGGAGATTTAGGAAGAATAGAGATCAGAATTATAGAAAATAGACAGAAATTAGAAGAGAGAATAGTCGGAAGAGAGAAGGAagtgaagattaatatttttcattgaTTATTACCCAGTACAGATGCATGACCTAAATAAGATAAGGATTAGTGCGGTGACTCAGCATAGTACAGTGACTCAGCATGGCCAGTACTATTGTGCCTTTACATTCCTTAGCTGGAATAACAATCTCCTAACAAACTAGAAAAGGACAAGAGAAATACCATAATTAAAACAGCAAGGGTAACAAATAGATAACCAATAACAGATTTAACTAACTCATAGAATAATATCATTTTTAGTCCTTCTACTTTTTATGTCTACGCTGATACGTGACAGTATTCTAGTTCATCACATTCTGTAACAAGCATCTTCTTCAGTTGTAGAAACTCATAGTCTTCTAACTGGTACATCACATTCTTCAAGTTTCTCACTCTTATCAAACTTAAAGCTTCAGTTCTCCTCATCAGATCAGATATACCACTCTCTTTTATATCAATCGCATCACCAGTTAGTTGCAACTCATTTACTGGACCTTTACAAAATGATTGATATTTAAGATTATTTGGTACAAGAATCTTAAATTGCAGAATGTTTTTGAAGATTGTGGAATTTTTAGgcaaaattgaagcttttggtACACAAATCTGTAACGCATATAGCGAAAGAGATGCTATCTCCGTAAGGCTTGCATTGATTTGCTCTTCATCATCACAATCACTCTCTTCACTTGATTCCCATGCATCATAATCATCAATTTCTGCTCTTGCCCTGCATCCCCACTTTCTGAAGCTTGACGGCATATACAACTCTTCTAGTTTCAACATTCTTGACAATACACCCGGTGGAATGTATGAAATATTCATTTTTCTCAAGTCAAGGAACCTCAAATTACCTAGCTCTCCCACCTCCTGAGGAATATGTATTAAGCTTAGAGTGGAAATGGAAAGAAATTCCAAATTTATCAGACCTCTAATCCAAGACATATTTTCCAACTTACGTACTTTAAGACGCAAGGTTCGGAGATTCCTTAGCATACTAAGTGGATGTGGCAGTGATGGAACATCTAAAGATAGAACTCGTAGCTCTTTTATTCCTTCAAAAAAAGCAATTGGAAGGCTTCCTGAATCTTCCCTGTAACGAAGTTGGAGAAAGCAAGCTTTGGACACTCCAAGCTGACAGGGTGCTTCCTTATGCTTTTAAGCACAAGTGAAAGTCCATAGAAATGTTCATACTTATTTGTATTTGGCCACTTTTTCTTTATAGTGTCACAGCCAAACACTAATTCATATCTCGAGGCAATCAACTTAGCTATTTTATGTGCACCAACAGGTATTTTGACATACTGATTGCCGTACTCATCTTTCACAAGGCGAAGCTCAACAGATAACCGGTGACCAGCATTATAGATCTCAATGCGGTCAGCAAGAACTCTAAGACGAAGCTCAACAGATAACTCATCAGGATTAGTGATCTCAACGTGGTCGCGAACTCTATTTATCGCTCCAATCATGTCATGAACATCTTGAAATAACTTTAGGCCCCTCGTATATAAAACCAAATCTTCAATTGGTATATTAAAATCTTCAGGAAACAAACCACTAATCAGAAGACGTAACTCAGGTTTAGTTGGTATAGGTCTACTGGCTTTAATTGATTTTGACTTTGGCAGTCGCCAAATAGATTTGAACTTGTTTTTCAATGCTATGGAAAAAGGTATCCAACCAAGCTTAACTGTGTTCTGCCTTTCCATTCGATGCAAATCTGGATGGTtagtatagttgtattaattaTACTCGCAAACTAACgaactataattaaaaaatttaatcaatCAATGTTTAGGATTTCAATTACCTGGATTTAACTTCCTTGGAAAAACCAGGAGGTACAGCAGGGTCCAGACTCCAGAAACCCTTGGTCGCGGGCTATCAGTGGACCTCCTCCTCCACCTAGTTGGCCCGCCCCTGCTGCGTAAAGATAGATCAGAAGACTGCTGTTTTTATGTTCAAACAAGCAATATTATTAAAGCAAAAAACCAAACAATACACAAGGGAAAACTCAGTCAAGATTAAGCCCAGTCTTCGTAATGAATGCTATCTATAATACTCCTCTGAAATTTTAGActaaaggaaatttgagcaagAACATTAGAAACCTGCAAATCAGACTTGAAATTAGACTTCCATCCTAACCAACTAACAATTCGACATCTCTACATCTAACACTAACTACATATCATCCCCAAAAGCAGCTGTACAACGGCAATAAAAGGAATCGGTACCTTCAGATTTCGAATTTGATCTGCTGGGTTTCATCTTATACGCATCATTGGCCTTTCACGGGAAATTAACGCTTCCAATTGAATTCGGTTTCTCTGGATTCACCTATGGAGCAGTCTATCGATAGTTAGAGTCCTCCGGTTCGATTTCGGCTCCGTTTGCTTCGAGCTCCGTATGGCTTCTCGGAACCAGAGTAGACCTCCTCGGAGTCTTCCTaattttgctttgcttgcttttgacttttgacttttgAGTGATAGCATAACTATGAGAGAATTTGTtcagttctaaaaaaaatttgcttttttaataatttcataaCAAAGGCTTAATTGTCTTTCAAGGAATGTAGATATTctcttaaaaataatataaataaagatttaAAAGTAATTAACACGTATCATCCCAacaatattcttttttttttggtagacaagggaaagaaaaaaacaaaaaccaaaagactaacccgggattagcctgggaaagctaaccccaacccgGTCATCAGAAAGTAGAGAGAAAAGGAAATCCGGAGGATTCCGGAAGGTAGAGACAATCTCCAACAATATTCTTTATATTCACTCATTAATTCTCTTTCCTCAAATCTTAACTTAAAAACCAGATAGCTCCCTCAATAATCGaactaaattttatttcaatatatgAAAGAGATCCAATTGACGGTTTCAACATGTGTTAGGTACCTAATAGATTTTAgaagattaaaaacctaattgGCTTTTAAAATATAAGTTGTCTTGAGCACCTAAAAGATGATTTTAGAAGTTTAATGACCTAATTGCCTTTTAACATTGTTTATTTAAATTGGAactctaaaaaaaaatcattagcaTCCATATTTCTAATTTGGGTAAGTAACAAATGTTGCATTTTTTATACATTAATGTTAAgtaacaatttgattttaaaaacTAACTTAATTAAGTTAATAGATTTTATTATTACCTCTAATAcattataaaaaaacacaaagggGAGGAGCCAATGAGGGCGGGatgggtcggccgaccctctaGCCTCGCTGGAAAACAAACCCCAGAGAGGGGTTTTCCTCCCTGACTACACTAGGAGCCGCCATGGGTAGAGCCTCTCTAGCCATGGCGGCTTCAATGGCAGAAGATGGGAAATCCCCCATTTTTTTTGGTGTTGTTAAAACtagccccaaattcccaccctcaatcccgtgaaaggacgaaaatgccctttcatgggttatGGGGGtgaaaaaactattttttttgcctttccgtcacgcgggcgtgtggctatcacgcctcaccgcgtggtcgggtgTGATAGACACACGCCCGACCACATGGaaaggcgtgtggctatcacgcccgaccacacggtgaggcgtgtggctattacgtccgaccacgcggtgaggcgtgataacCACACGCCCGCATGAtggaaaggcaaaaaaaaataggccattaaacccgtaaatagaccgttaaacccgtaactacacaattgtacttaaaacctataaataccatacaattttaactaaaatcagtaacaatactataagttcatgaataaatattattaattacaacacataaaactaatataatctagtccaagtCGCTCTCCTTCAGCGTATAGATTGTCAaagtgacgaacactcggaTCACGAAATGTACGCCATTGGatggcaatgggaggcactggaaatccaggtcttaaataaagacgtatATAGTGTtcataactccccaaatgaAAAATCGCAATCTCTcgctctggtggtcttccattgtccgaacgcatcggcagtatagtgcaacatcctaactgttgtgtagtaaaaaggaatattactgtattcaatacagatgcagcagcatataagtcatccggactcaccatccagtgggactcaccacaACTCACTCCTGCCCATCTAATACGCGTGAGGGCAGCATCGAATCCGTTCCAGAACACTGGCGCATATAGATCATGGTGTgcccgcatctcattctctattagcactctcatcagcttccactcctcctggTTATAGGTGATGACATCGGCTAAtacacgaaatccacagttaccatctgctacaacatcatggtatccagtaataaatggtacgatgagtccttgaacccgatgtaaatggtggtaaccggcgatatccgcatcaaatctggctgaaaatattaatatatgaaattcgtGAGcgataatatatttactttaacttcaacatatatattactaaaataaaatatacatgGCATCTCGTTGTTATAcacagatgaggatgaggatcgACCTCAACTCCGACTACTCCTCGAAGTAGAGGACCGTGCACGATCTCGTGGTGCCTgactgtactcccatgcactcgaATTCCGTTTCGTTGATGAATTCCCCTTTGGTCTACAcctaacagtgtctttgacctcaggttATTTAAAGCCACTTTGAtccgggtttatctgatcatgaataatcatcaatatgctacgcaccattgaaggatctaatttttcaaccttttccataagagagtgaaaaaaccggtgatcctcagacccgtcagcatatacgggagcagtaactggtatgtcactcaaaccttcaaacgcaagagatctccaaaaaggatggatgcggtcaTCACGGATCGATGTGTCCGTGTCAATATACGttttaagctcacatgcacacgaaatgccatgagtcatgggcaacacgcatctgcattcacttaccacatccatactcaatccgCGCATACGCTTGAGCTCATCATTCAGTACACGcaagcagtaatgtgaaacgtgtaagtcgagatACTCGAAAGGTTCTTTATAGTGAGCCACCGCAtatcttcttctcgagtcctcgagtgagtatctgattatatacaataaaggattacaaaactaatgtattacaatttaaaagatttaattaaataacagaataaatgtcttacttgatcgcatcgatctgagcctcaatgtccttgtgcaccttcgcccacactgtatcgagtgcatcagtagatgaattcaacaactgtttcaactgtgcatgtgaactctcccCTCGGCAGGTTGTGGTGTTTCTtaagtgcaacaccttgttcgtccatgctcgacagaaattctctttatgcactagtCATGTGGTCTCCATGTACTCTATCACACGAGGCCAGTTGGTAGTAGTATTCTTCATAGCTACCACTGTCGCCTCATATTCAGCTACtgtcggggcttcaattatatttttccatttggaattcttaaaaatttcaccaaaaacCTTCAAGCCACACAACTTGCCTACTCTATCCTCTACATctttattagtatgtcatgtgcaCAACaaatgatgattatgaggaaatacctcacgaaccggtctcatcagtcctaactcccggtccgtagcaatggctgtcggatgcacatcaggttggagcaaaagcttcaatttttgtaacacccacgTATAACTTCCCTCAGTTTCATCCTCcatgattgcataggcgatcaagaagtttttgtttgaaggtgtcattccaatgatctcaaagaatggcatcttatacttatttgttttatatgttgaatccataccaacaaacaagtaataagatcggagcagtgtgatcgatgtaggatgtgccataaataagtgagtcacaacattgctgcccggcaccgtttgcgtccaatgtatgtattccttatctatagcaagccgataaaactgaccgattacatcccgaccctcaaagctctcagtcctgattttctccctATAGTTATAGACatgtctttgtgtcgggcaatcctccggatgtttttatttgattgcagcaaaaatagcacaaggcttagcttgagctgcACTCATTTGacgaacaagttttttggaacctgggcttagtccgctcatctgtctgtagccctgacgatatacagccaactgatgacagtgatgtcctctatctccagcaatcccattcaccacccaaccgcctaattcagcgatttccagaacctttatctggaatttgcaaccacagtactttgtttttgtatccCTCCGTACTACTTCCTCCATATCCATATCCATGTTCCTTCTATAATGCTTAAtaccacgagcacatttaaccaatatccatttTGACTTGCCCCCTGTCTTGTGCGACACTATGGTTAACTCAAAGCCGATCCCAATTGtcgtctgttttgcccagttaacagcttcatgatatgt includes these proteins:
- the LOC136209995 gene encoding uncharacterized protein; this translates as MLRNLRTLRLKEVGELGNLRFLDLRKMNISYIPPGVLSRMLKLEELYMPSSFRKWGCRARAEIDDYDAWESSEESDCDDEEQINASLTEIASLSLYALQICVPKASILPKNSTIFKNILQFKILVPNNLKYQSFCKGPVNELQLTGDAIDIKESGISDLMRRTEALSLIRVRNLKNVMYQLEDYEFLQLKKMLVTECDELEYCHVSA